The following is a genomic window from Gallus gallus isolate bGalGal1 chromosome 14, bGalGal1.mat.broiler.GRCg7b, whole genome shotgun sequence.
AGCAgtaaaacaggaacaaaaaaccCCGTGTGTGCATTAAGATATGCTTGCACACCGAGCTCTGCCCAATCAAGCTGTGAACCCTCCcaggagctgaggctgctgctgctggtggggacaCAGCCTCAATACGTGTGTGCTGAAAGGTAAATTTAATCACTGACTGAGATGCTTTAGCTGAATTAATGGTACGCCACTTAAACTTGTATTTGCTTCTGTCTGAGATGCACCGTAACTTGCAAAACTAATGAAAACTGATGGCATAGCTGATTTCTAATTTGCTGGTTAAAGCAGAGTCCTTTAAATGAGGATTATAATGGTTTCATTAGGCCAGTTTGGGGCTGTTGTGCCATTTGATcgattttaaaatcaatttagCAAGATTGGAACATTTTAAACTGATCTAGATTTTTATTGCCTATTTGCTAGCAAAAAGAAATTTGGAAGAGCAGAGAACCAAAACATTACTGTGTGTTTTCATACAAGGAAGCTCCCATTGGTGTCCCCAGaccagccctgccctgctggctctctCTGCTCAGAAGCACAAAGGCCAGAGCCTTGTCAGATACTCAGAGCATCATCTGTTCTTTTCCACATTCAAAACCACAACTTCTCATAAAGCAGGTTGAAATTCCTCTCGCTTTCACTGCTGCATGCATAAACCCCTTCCACTAGCATTTATGAATTTACCCTGGCAGAAAGCCTGGCGTTAGAGAGCAAAAACAGCTCCTCAGTGATCCTGGTCACCTTGACCGctgccaaacaaacaaacaaacccacttctgttttgcaaataGTGCAAGGGAGTCACACTGCAAGTAGGACAGAAAAGACAGATGTTCTGCCCCAGCAACACGCGTTCTGTAAGGCTGGGACATGGAGGTAGCCTGAGGAAGCCTGGTCTGAGCCCCTTGCCTCATCCTGTCAAGCAGCACAGCGCCTGGCACAGGAGATGTCTGCACGTGTAGTTATTTATAAAGGTATTGCAGTGTTAGAGCCCCAAACCCTGCCTGCAAAGCCAAAGCTGGTCTCTCCCCAGCATCCCTCCACACCAATTTCTCAGGCTGTGCCCTTTAACTAAGATAAAATGTTCCCAGATCGATAAAAAGCAACACAATTACCATATTAGCAATATATCCAGCATATCCATGGTTTTGTTTGAGGCCAGTCAGATCAGCTCATTAAGTAACAGCTATTTTTACATCTGGTGTCATAGGTTTCCTTATTAGTACAGTACCAACCACTTGAACAGAGGTAGGATCATCTTTCACATTCTatctaatttaatttaaatctatttttttccacttaccATACAGAAAGTATCATCTTTTCTCCCTGGAGCTGCAAAATGCAAGCTATCCTGCTCATCTCACCCAGGTGCAAATGTGAAGCTGAGCCACTGAAActgcaggcactgcacaggCTGCATCCCTGAGACCAAGATGGAACATGAATGGCCTTTACAGTCAGCTGGTTCACAGCTGTGGCTCATTTCCTGCTTTACTTCTAGGAATATGCTCCATCTTCTGCTCTCTTGCTCCCTGCAAATGGTGCGTTCAGCAGCCAGTTTTCCCATCCCAGCGGGATGGAAAAGGGATGTGGGTGAGGTCCTGCTGTTGGCATGAGTCAGTCCCTTCCTAGGGGCTTTTACATGAGATTTTGCAGGTAGGACCCCAGGATACCTTCCAGAGGAGCAAGTAGCTTACTGAGATGTCTTCAACACCAGTCTCACCAACATGAGGCCTCAGCGGGTGGCTTCTCACTAGCACCAAGCTCATGCCCATGAAAGCATTGCATTTCCTAGCACAGAGGTCTGCAGCACCTCTGGGGTCCCTTCTGAATGGACATATTCATCATTAAAGGAGGACATAAATGTTCGGAGAAACCATGGAACAACAAAGATCACATTAAAAGTGTTCAAGCGAAGCAGCTGGGCATCTTTATAGTGTCACAGCCTCATGATGACAgatgcactgcagagcagacatTGCAGCAAGTTGGTGATCATCACAGTAACAGAAACAAAGGACATCCACGGTGACCTGAGAATAAAAAACTTGAAttgaaaaatgaagaggaacCCACACAGAAATAATACTTCTGTTCAGATTGTGGCTCTGAAAGTGACATGACACCATCCCATGCAAGTTACTCCCCTCCTGTGTTTCTGCCCTGACTGCTGCCACGGCATGCCCGGTGATGGAGGCTTAGGCTGGACAAATCACATCCTCCCCTTGAGAGCACTCTGGTACTGAAAGTCACATTCAGAATTTCCATGCTTTCTGCTTCACTATGGCTATAGCTGTTCTGGCAGCCAAACAGGTGAGAGCTTTAGCAGCTCATCTCTGTGGGAAGTCTGAGTCATTCAAGAATTGTAAAATACCATGGGCAGCATCTAAACTCATTGAGATTCACTTCAGACAATTTCAGCACCAGCCTTTGGCTCTGAAGTCAATGGCAGATTCTGCTTCTAGGTCAGCTTTTTCTCAGATGTATTGGTTATAAACctaggaaatatattttaaatatcactCCTAAACACATTAAAGcacaatgaaatatttacaaCAAATGAATGCCTCACTGGATTTGTTTCCCTTGTTTTAATGAATCATTCATGAACTTTTGGAAATCTATCTCACTTGAAAATGTCCACCAAGTACCTTGAACAAATAGTTTTTAACCGATGGGTTTCTTGGACACCATTTGCCTCCATTGTCCTCTCACCATGGTTTGTGCTGCACACGTGCTACGGTTCTGATCTGCTGCCTGATAAGATGACCATATATATAACAACGTAAGATTAACCAAATGCAGGTATTTGTATGAAGAACAGTCACCCTCCATCCATCTGCCCAACCAAGAAGTCAACTGATCAAAGAAGACAAGGGtaaaaaaagtaggaaaaatataCCTAGTTTTCATtgtatttatctatttatttttgtatttagtCTCAGTGGAAAAATCAGTACCAAAATACTGTTTACTATAATCTCACTGACTAAGATCTACATCCCAGGACACAATTTTAGGGGAGTATTAATAATATTCCTTCTTTGCACGGTGTGAATGGGTaaattcagatatttctttCCTATACCCTTTCACTGTGATGGAAAAGCATCCTCCAGTAGAGCTCACAGGAAGGAGTCGCCGACTGGAGAGGAGATGAACTGTAAATATACcatcaaataaataataatccCATCCAACTAAGAAAGTGCCCGTGCATATGAAATAAGCAGATGCAGTCTTCAAGGAGTTTCTGCAAGGTGTTGGGACAGAAATACTGGAAGTTACAGCTTTGAAGTGAGCCGGAAGGAAATACTGAAGCATTAGGTGATTTCTACAGGTCACTTCAAAGCCATAACATGACATAAGCGTTCATATTCCAACACTTCTGTACATCATGGCTAAGCAATGCAACAGCTAGCTCCAGATAGCTGCTAAAGCAGTTGACTGCCAGCAACAGAAGCTGAAAGCTGGGCTGTGCTTCACCTTCTCCATTTGGGATTTCTCCATGGATTGTGCAACAACCCATAGGAAGGTTCATTGTTTTTATGTTAGCTTACCAGTGTAAATCCTCTTGCTGGTCACAAACCTGAAGCATCCCATGAGTGTTAGGATTCACACcacagctgctggaggggagCATATGTTCCAGCTTATGCTGTATTAGCACTTGTGCTGCATATATCTGCATTTATGAGAAATGATAAGCAAATACATCCAGATCTGGAGTCTGCCTATAAACACATGTATCtgtcattttcatttgcaaGGCTCAGCTCTCTGACAAGAGAAATCACTTCTCGTGCATAATCCCCCTAAACATATGCCTGATATCTTGCTGGATTCCCACATTGTATGTAAACAACAACTTGTGTCACTTAATATTGAGATGTAATTATTTCTCATTAGCAAATAATCCTCTGATATTTGGGTGGGAGGATTTGAAGAACAGATAGttcttgcatttaaaaattaaaaaaaaattaaaatcacatttcagTCCCCCTAGAATGTTCAAGCCAGTTGTATTTTTCCTGTCAAAGTCAGAACCAGGAGGGATGGTAGGTAAGAGGGGGAGGCAGCACTCCTCAGGGACAATGGCCCtgaggtggctgtggggtggtgcTGGGGCTCACGGAGCTGCCAGGGCTGGCAGGGGCAGCATGGCCCTGTGCCGGCAGGGATCACAAGCCGGGCCAGCCATTTGGGGGCAGAGGGCTTCTGCTAAAGGATGGGgactctgctgctggctgccccagGACAGTCACTGACCACAacctttccttcctgcagcgCACAGCACCCACCGCAGTGAGGGGAAAGCTCTCCAGCTtccccagcctgctgcagcaTGGAGGATGTGTGCCCCTGTTCCATCTGCCGTGATGTGAGACCCAACAGCTACGTGGTTGGGTCCCTGTGAGCACACgttctgcctctgctgcatcCTGCATTGGACATTGAGGAAATTCACCTGCCCGCTCTGCAGGAGCGTTAGGAGTACCATCCAATTCTCGGTGCAGGCAGACGGCTCTCTGCCATGCAGCATCACACTGCCCTCAGAATATGAAGCAGAGAGCCATCAGAGAGCCTCCCTGTGGGGCACGGCCACCTCACAGCCTGCTCTATtgggcagccctgcacatcCCACCGAGGAGGAACTCCCGGGCAGTTCCCACACAGCTCCTGGGGATCTCGGTGCCCATCCCACCACTCCCATCCCCAGGGAGACAGAGGATGACGGGCAGccagagcagaaggcagcagcaggaccttCTGCCCAGGACTGCAGCCATGTCCCCACCACCACTGATCAGGGCAGGGAGCACTCACCCCAGGAGATGGAGGACCTCCaggggcagctggagcaggaggcagcagcggGACCttctgcacagggctgcagccatggcCCCACCACCACTGATCAGGGCAGGGAGCGCTCAGCCCGGGGGTCCCACCACCCCAGGAAGAGGAGGGCCCGCAGCACACAGGGCACTTCACAGCCCTGCAAGAGGCCGCTCCCACAGCACAATTAGCAGGGACTGCATCCATCTttgttaataaatattaaaaaaaaccaaagtacATGACTATTGCACTGTTAATGACTCAGCCACAGAGCTCAAGGCAGAGCCTTGGCTGCACCCAGCAATAGAATGTGGTGTTCTTGTCCTTGTGCTCAGCAGTCCCCAGCACGTTTCTCTTGGGAACTAAGACtagaaagcagagctcagcactgccctgtgctcccagtgaggagctgcaggccacTACGAGGACTCccacagcctcctcttctctaggctgaacaaaaCCGTGGGCCTCAGTGACTCTCATACCTTTTGCCTTCCCACCATCACAGCTCTCGTTTGGATGTTTTGActttattttacaaatgtatCATCAATTACTGCTCATCCTTACACTGCCATTCACTCAAGCCTAATGAATGAGAgcaggaaaccaacagaatgtTACATTTGCTAAAGCACAACATAAAACAAGGATATCTTGAAAAATACTGGAAACAATAGCACAAAAATAGATTATGATTCCTGCTTCATAGCAATTGGATATTTTATTAATATGGAATAACCTTGCCTTTTATTAACACACACTGATAAGAAattccttctgttcttctaaAATCTTCCTTCTAATGCAGTTGTGTTAGAGACCTGTTACCACTGAATCTGTTCCAATGACCTGCTGACTTCGTTACCCAACACTGGCTCACAACTCCACGTGTGCCAACAAGCTTTTCCCAACGCAATCCATCtccccagctgagctgcagccagccTTGCTCTCTTACACTCAAGTGAGCCACACAGATTCAGTCCAGACAAAGCTCAAGCCCATTATGTCTGGCATTTCTCTTGTACCAGTAATATTTATCATCTCAGACAATGATTTAGCTCTCTGCCAAACAATCTTATGAGCCCCATTTTACATAACTTGTGGTATAACGTCCATTCAGCGTAAGTTAGCATCATAACATCAACTGCAGACACACAGGCTGGATCTttgcccagcacagccatggcATCATGACCAACACATGCTGCCCACAGCCAGACCACACCACTGCAGGgtcacacagctctgccatgCAGGCAGCTGTTTGGGGTTGAAGGGTCACAAATGAACATGCAGAGCCATCATCCCTTTGCACAACAGTCTGATCAGGCTCCTTTTCCTTAGGCAACACAACCCGAGCCAGACCAGAGTTGACTGGGAATCACTAAGATAACAGACTTGCATAAGAGATGTGCTTCAGCCTCTGCCTGCCATTAACCCCAGCGGGGCAGCTGCcaccagcatctcctggcatcCACTCCTGATCTAAGTAATGGATGACATAGAATTGCTTTTTTAGTATTATTTAATACCCAATTACTAAACTCCATGACTTAAACAACTGCACTGCATGCTCTTTAAACACTTGCTACCTCATTAGCCACTTTAATTAATCATTCTTTTGTACTTATTCAGATAACATAGGAATTTTCCACATTTCACCATATCAACGCTTCAGGGCAATTAAAGCAAGGAAATTGAGACTTACCTTGTGCACAAAGCATTGGTCAACTTAGGAAAGACATCCTAAATTCAATATGATCTCCCTTTAACAAATTCACACTGACATGCACAATGCTCACAACTGTCTGGGGGTGagacaagaaaaatgagaatcCCTCAGAGCTCCCCTGTTATTATGTAGCCCCTGTGCAATCAGCCATTTAGCTTTTGAGTTCCTGAAGTTATTCCAGTGGATGGGCAATTGTAGTTAGAGAGACAATCAAATGCCACATTGCTTAGACAATGCAATGGTCAGGCCAGTCATGTAATGTTTTGATAGAAATTATTCCCAAATAACTTACAAAATGCCAGTTTAATTAATCCTACAGGAGTTTTTGCTTTAAAGACTTAGCTTCCAGTCTAAACTCCTTCACAAAAAGTGGGAAAATAATCCTTTAATGACTAATCAGACACTGATCAGTAGCTACACATACCAAAAGTGCTCCTCAAAAACATAGAATCAGAGATGTACCTGGATTACATGCTGTCTGAAACCTCGCCAAGCTCCCAGATGCAGGTCTTGGATTCCTTTCCATACCTCAACATTGCTTATCCTCCTCTGGTCTCAAAGCAGCTACAAGGTCCGTCCACAGAATTTGACCAGATCAACAGAACTGGAAATTTCACACAGCAAAACTCAGTACTACATAACAGGCCCCACATAATTGCGTGGCTTTGCCAGATGAGGTAAAATACAGGACTGGCAAAGGTGACTGCATTCCTCGTGACAGTAATGGGCAACACAGCTATTGTTTTACTTCTTGGTTTCCAATTCTTTCCCTTTCAGCTAGGCTGACATCCATTACAGTCCACTTCCAGAGCTGACCTGCTGAGTTACCCCCCATTgctttggttaaaaaaaatattgacttCTTACACACCATGGCTTTTAATCacataaagaaaaagacacaaCAAGTTTTGCTGTCTGATCTGCCACCGTAAATTATtcttattaggaaaaaaacaacaaacaaaacctctaAAAATTGGAAGACCCTTAAGACTGGGAAACAAAAGGAAGCTTATGGCAGTTACACAAGCTGAGCTGTTGAAGGTTTTAGAAGCATGGATAAAAGGGCAAAAGCATAGCTGTGTCACCTGCACTATTATTCATAGGGTTTTCCTTGCCATGTATGATAAAAAGAATGCTCTTCAGGTATGAAAATATAAGTCTCCGTCAGGGACTTTTAAGTGTTGGCTAGTAAGTCTTTAAGACCTAACAAGCAAGAGATGCAATtatgcagaaaatgtttttcatccCTACCAGTTTACAACATACTAATTCCCCTGCTGTATTTTTATCATCTCCGGCTAGAGTTTAACAGAGTAGATACACAGATCTCTGTCTTGGGCATTTCTACTGCTCCAAGGCAGGATTCCAACAGAAAGCATGCAGAAATCACTTCAATATTGAGTGCCACTGAAGACTGGAACCAAAGGAAGATAAACTCGAAAGCTGTAAGAGAATATTAAGTGCAATTCCACAGGTGCTCCAAGTTGCTCTCTCCACCTGCTTCAtacatccattacttctgtgcacacagagaacagaaacaagagaagacaaacttaaaaaaaaaaacaaaaaatgagacaaaataaatgaataagttGGCAAGGCgtaaaataaaatcttataaTAACCAATCTTTATTCAAGGCACAGAGAACAGAAGTGCTCGCTTCCTTTTACTTACCctgaaaatacaatttaaaaatatcctaCTTATTGATGATTTTAAAACGAGCTAATAAGCTCCATTTTACTTCAAGTATATATAAATTTGAAGGCAATAAAAATTTACTGTGTTCATGTGTACAGATATGTATGTAATACATACCCACAGTATGTAggtaaatacatacatattttactGCCACCTTGTGAACAGTTTCTGCCAATTCTGCTGTTGTTCACATGCAGCCCAAGTGACCCAAGTATAGATTTTTTTGAACAGGTACTCAATGTGACAGAATCAGAAGTGGTTGAAACATGCTCAATTAGGAAAATTTTAAAAGtctgaataaaataaagcttAGTCTTCCATACACTTTCATTTCACAGTTTATTACTGCAAGCATTATGGAAAATATCACTAAATTCTTTCTGATAAATATATTGCGGCTTTGCATCCAAGCTGTATTACTGTCTTCAAAACAGAATAAGCTGGTGCCTGtaaaacagagaataaaaaaaaaaaatcagaagtacCTAGCAGGGTGGAATTTTATTTGAATTAGAACAGCACCAATTAGTTAACACCGTACTTACTCTCTCTGCATCGTGCTCAAGCCCAATGTCATGGTGCTCCAGTTCATCATCCCGACATTGCtttattatctttaaaaatagcaaGTAATCAGTAAGTCCACTTTGCAGAAAAGCCATAGCAGCTGAATATAGAACTACAGCCCGTTGGTCACTGTGTGCACCAGGGCAAGCCCAGGTCTCTCAGAAACTTCTCCAAATCTTCAACTTCcaagaaatattatttatatcACCTCCCAAAACTAGAGTTATTTAGATGTTCTGCAAAAGCATCAAAGAAAGCTAAGCTACTGtgacctttgaggtccttttcaacccaggccattctataccactatcttttaaaaaattttagGAAAACCTGTAGTCACAGTGACTAACTGGTTTGACACATACAACTGTTACTCTGACAATTCAGTTAACAAAATTAAGGTATCTGCCTTGACAGATAATCAGTAAGGGTATTTCCTTGTAACCCAACACATCTTTTGCCCATTTCAGCATAGTCTAAAGaacactgcttttctcctctgctttttccAACCAGGACAAAAAGATCGAAAGAATTTCCTCTTGGTATGACTGGAGACAACCAGGACAGCTTAATAATATGCTCAGAACATACTTTCAGCCACTGTCCCCATCCAAGAAGTTTGCTTTCATTACTGTTCCTCATTTTGAGGCTGTGAATAACCTTACTACTCAACTCTTTCCTCTAGATCTTGCACTCAGATACTAGCCCTTACTTTCAAAggcaatattttctttgcatacATCAGCACAATCCGCTTACGTAAGGTATTACTCCTGTAACACAAATACAATTTGGATGGAAGCAGACTTGTCAGCATGTTAAACTAGACACAATTGAACACAGTACCACTCAGCAAAGAACTAGAAATGTATATACAAGCCGTACAGTAAGCTCCTACCACAAATGAGCTAAACTTTCAATATCTGAGAACAGGTCAGTCCTTCATGAACACCCTACAGGAGCGCATCCCAACGTAACACCTAAAGTAGTTGGGAAATAATTCTCTCGCAGAGCTAACAAACAGtagttccttccttcctctgagcAGTGTTCAAAACTAGAATTCACATACTAACATTTTGCTTATGCTGGATATGATTATGTAGTcactattttcccttttctcccttttaacCCCTTCCTTTCAATTAAAAGTAATCACAATTAAGTCCCAGTTCTCCCAGTGAAAAGGAGAGCAATTGAAGCACTGAAAGCATGCTGAAGTTAATCTAATGTACGTTTTAGTTTGCTGCTCAATAGGCCTAGTGCTGCTGAAGGAAGAGCCATCTTTTTATCCTAAAATTTCTATTGACTTTGGAACTCTAAACAACAGAAGAGAGAGATGCTGGAAATCCAGATTGgcacaatattttaaaagtcaagTCACATTATGAAGTTCATTGcatttcttactttctttttaagcCACAGTTACCTGCATCAGTTCTTTGTACTTTTCTGGATCTTCTTCCATTAGAGTTCGGATCTGGTTGTTATAGTGGTCTGATATGCTCTCTTCCACCGCCACTGTGCAAGCCATTGCACCCTTCTTTCCAAGTAGAGAACTTCCAGCCCCTGTGATTGCAGTACCAAACATATACAAACAGTGAAATCTGAAATAACGTGAGTAACTTAAGGATGTGAAGacttccaaaacaaacaacagcaataacaacaTAAACTCACCTAAAATAAAGCCTGCTACATTCCAAAAAGGCAACAAGACAGTAGGTCGGACTCTGTATGCAATCATTAACTCATTAAACTTTCTCAGGTGGTCTTTTTCTTGATTCCACATTTGCTGCAACAGAGCCAAACGACAGCAAAGACCCAAGAAGTTAAACTCTCCACTACAACCAAGTAGCGCAGTGCAAACCAGAAGGGCTCAGGTCGCACGCACCTGGATGAGCGGCCCCGCGGCCGACCTGCCCAGCACGGCCATCTGCCCGGCATAGATGCGATTGGCGCCGTACTCCCCGGCGTGGTCCACGCGGATGATGCGATCTACGACGGCTTTGTTGATGCCGTCCAGTGCCGCCCGCGTGCTGCAGGGCCTCAGGGACGCCCCCTCGGCGAGGAAAGGCCATCTCCCGCGGCGACCTGCCGGAGGGACAGAGGTGAGCGGGGCTCTGCCGCCGCCCGGCCCTGGCTGTGAGGACCCAGATGAAAGGCCCCGGCCGACCGACAGCGGACTGCGGCAGCTCCGTACCTGCAGCGCGGCTCAGCGCTCGGTGCCGCCCTAACGAGCACCGCAGCGCCGGAGCCAGAGCCCCGGCCGCCGCCATTCCATTGACCCCGACGCCTTCTGTGTCGCGCTGCTTACATCATCACCACGGGCCTCCTGGCTCCCGCCTCCCGCCGCCATCATGATTCCCATTGGCTGCCCGCCGCCTCTGCATTGGCCAGCGGAGCTGTCACTCGAGACCAGCGTCTCCTGGTTTCCATAGGAACGACAGGGAATCGTTCCGCGCCCGAGGCGGGAG
Proteins encoded in this region:
- the COQ7 gene encoding 5-demethoxyubiquinone hydroxylase, mitochondrial isoform X3, translated to MAAAGALAPALRCSLGRHRALSRAAGRRGRWPFLAEGASLRPCSTRAALDGINKAVVDRIIRVDHAGEYGANRIYAGQMAVLGRSAAGPLIQQMWNQEKDHLRKFNELMIAYRVRPTVLLPFWNVAGFILGAGSSLLGKKGAMACTVAVEESISDHYNNQIRTLMEEDPEKYKELMQIIKQCRDDELEHHDIGLEHDAERFVFSCFCSLCAQK
- the COQ7 gene encoding 5-demethoxyubiquinone hydroxylase, mitochondrial isoform X1; translated protein: MAAAGALAPALRCSLGRHRALSRAAGRRGRWPFLAEGASLRPCSTRAALDGINKAVVDRIIRVDHAGEYGANRIYAGQMAVLGRSAAGPLIQQMWNQEKDHLRKFNELMIAYRVRPTVLLPFWNVAGFILGAGSSLLGKKGAMACTVAVEESISDHYNNQIRTLMEEDPEKYKELMQIIKQCRDDELEHHDIGLEHDAERAADQNRSTCAAQTMVRGQWRQMVSKKPIG
- the COQ7 gene encoding 5-demethoxyubiquinone hydroxylase, mitochondrial; amino-acid sequence: MAAAGALAPALRCSLGRHRALSRAAGRRGRWPFLAEGASLRPCSTRAALDGINKAVVDRIIRVDHAGEYGANRIYAGQMAVLGRSAAGPLIQQMWNQEKDHLRKFNELMIAYRVRPTVLLPFWNVAGFILGAGSSLLGKKGAMACTVAVEESISDHYNNQIRTLMEEDPEKYKELMQIIKQCRDDELEHHDIGLEHDAERAPAYSVLKTVIQLGCKAAIYLSERI
- the COQ7 gene encoding 5-demethoxyubiquinone hydroxylase, mitochondrial isoform X2; the encoded protein is MAAAGALAPALRCSLGRHRALSRAAGRRGRWPFLAEGASLRPCSTRAALDGINKAVVDRIIRVDHAGEYGANRIYAGQMAVLGRSAAGPLIQQMWNQEKDHLRKFNELMIAYRVRPTVLLPFWNVAGFILGAGSSLLGKKGAMACTVAVEESISDHYNNQIRTLMEEDPEKYKELMQIIKQCRDDELEHHDIGLEHDAERK